Within the Bradyrhizobium ottawaense genome, the region CTGCTTCTGCTTTGCCTCTCCCCGCGTGCGGGGAGAGGTCGGATGGCGCGCGGCAGCGCGCGATCCGGGTGAGGGGGACTCTCCACGAGCGCAGTCTGCGGAAGCAGCCCCTCATCCCGACCTTCTCCCCGCAAGCGGGGAGAAGGAGATGACCTTCTCTCTCCGCTTTCGCGCCGCCGTGGTTTCGATCGCGCTGTTCGCAGCGTTCCTCGGCATCTGGCACCTCGCCACGCGCTCGACGTCGGCTGTTGCCACCATGACGCCGGAATACGCCAAGCTGATGGGGCTGACGGCAACGCAGGGCAAGTCGGCGATGCCGGGTCCGCTCGATGTCGGCGCCAAATTGTGGGAGCACCTCAAGCGGCCGTTTTACGACAATGGCCCGAACGACAAGGGCCTCGGTATCCAGCTCGGCTATTCGATCGCGCGTGTCGGCCTCGGCTATCTGCTGGCGGTGATCGTCGCGATCCCGCTCGGCTTCCTGATCGGCATGTCGCCCTTGATCAACAAGGCGCTCGATCCGTTCATCCAGGTGCTGAAACCGATCTCGCCGCTGGCCTGGATGCCGCTCGCGCTCTACACCATCAAGGATTCCAGCATCTCCGCGATTTTTGTCATCTTCATCTGCTCAGTGTGGCCGATGCTGCTCAACACCGCCTTTGGGGTCGCCGCGGTGCGCAAGGAATGGATCAACGTCGCCCGCACGCTGGAGGTCGGCACCGTCAGGCGCGCCTTCACCGTGATCCTGCCGGCCGCGGCGACGACGATCCTGACCGGCATGCGCATCTCCATCGGGATCGCCTGGCTCGTGATCGTCGCGGCCGAGATGCTGGTCGGCGGCACCGGCATCGGCTACTTCGTCTGGAACGAGTGGAACAACCTCTCGATCACCAACGTCATCATCGCCATCCTGCTGATCGGGGTCGTCGGCATGTTGCTCGACCAGGTGCTGGCGCGCTTCACGCGCCTGGTCACGTTTCCGGAATGACCCTGACATGACCGACAAGTTCATTTCGATCGAAGGTATCGCGCGGCGCTATCCCGGCGTCGATGGGGCTACCACCACGATCTTCGAAAACCTGTGGCTGTCGATGGGACGCGGCGAATTCGGCTGCGTGATCGGCCATTCCGGCTGCGGCAAGACCACGGTGCTGAACATTCTGGCCGGCCTCGACCAACCGAGCGAAGGCACGGTCATTGTCGACGGGCAGGCGATCGAGGGCACCAGCCTCGACCGTGCCGTCATTTTCCAGAGCCATGCGCTGTTGCCGTGGCGCACGGTGCTCGGCAACGTCGCCTATGCCGTGACCTCGAAATGGCGCAACTGGGACCGCGCCAAAGTGAAGGCCCACGCGCAGACCTTTATCGACCTCGTGGGCCTGACCGGCTCGGAGCACAAGCGCCCATCCGAACTGTCGGGCGGCATGAAGCAGCGCGTCGGCATTGCGCGTGCGCTCTCGATCACGCCAAAAATCATGCTGATGGACGAGCCGTTCTCGGCGCTCGATGCGCTGACCCGCGGGACGCTGCAGGACGAGGTGCGGCGGATTTGTCTGGAGACCGGCCAGACCGCCTTCATGATCACCCACGATGTCGATGAAGCGATCTATCTCGCCGACAAGATCTTCCTCATGACCAATGGCCCCGGTGCCGTGCTGGCCGAGATCGTCGAAAATCCGCTGCCGAAGGACCGCGGCCGCATCGATCTGCACCGCCACCCCTATTACTACGCGCTGCGAAATCATATCGTCGATTTTCTGGTCAGCCGCAGCAAGACCTTTACCGCCACCGTGACCAACCACGACCCCCGCAACGTGCCGACGGTGCGGCCTGGTCTGCCGGATCTGGCGATTGCGTCGGTAGGAGATGATTCAAGGCAGGCGTCATGGCCGGGCATAGCAGGCGCAGACTGCGTAAACTTGTCTGCGTCCCGGCCATCCACGTCTTCCTAGACTGAACAAGAAAAGACGTGGATGCCCGGGACAAGCCCGGGCATGACGGGTGCCAAGGAGACGACACATGAAACGCGAAGACCTCACTGAAAAGCTGCTCGACATCAAGCGCGAGAAGGGCTGGAGCTGGAAGCACATCTGCGAAAAGATCGGCGGCTATTCCGAGGTGCTGATAACAGGCGCCATTCTCGGCCAGATGAAATTGACAAAACCGCAGGCCGCCAATGCGGGTGAATTGTTCGGGCTGTCGAAATCCGAGACCGCGATGCTGAACGAGGTGCCGATGCGCGGCACCGGCACGCCGATGCCGCCGACCGATCCCTTGATCTACCGCTTCTACGAAATGGTGATGGTCAACGGCCCGGCCTGGAAGGCGCTGATCGAGGAGGAATTCGGCGACGGCATCATGTCGGCGATCGATTTCGACATGGTGATGGAGCGCGTCGCCAATCCGAAGGGCGACCGGGTCAAGATCTCGATGTCCGGAAAATTCCTGCCGTACAAGTATTACGGCGCCAGCGGCAACGTGCCGGAATACGGGTTCAAGGAGGAGTAGCGGTCACGTCATTCCGGGGCGCGTCGCAGACGCGAACCCGGAATCTCGAGATTCCGGGTTCGCGCTTCGCACGCCCCGGAATGACGACAGGCCTTACGTCCCCGCCTTCACCTGCGTGACCGCGAGTGCCATCAGCTCGTCCATCTTGACGCGGATCTGCTGCTCGCTGAGGGCGACGCCCTTGGCCGTGATATCGCCCATCACCTTGCTGAGCACGTCGCCGTCGCCGGCTTCCTCGAAATCGGCGGCAACCACTTCCTTGGCGTAGGCGGTGGCGGCATCGCCGGTAATTCCGAGCTTTTCAGCCACCCATTGCCCGAGCAGCTTGTTGCGGCGCGCCTCGGCCTTGAATTTCAGCTCCTCGTCGAGGGCGAACTTCTTCTCGAAGCCTTCCTCGCGCTTGTCGAAAGTGGTCATTTCTGTGGTTCCAATCCCGGCAAATGGTAAACGCGGTCGCATTGCGGCGGTCCGCTCGCACACCTAGATAGAGGCGGCGAATCGGCAAAACAACGAGCCGTTAAGCCGCAGGGCAACCGGTATAAGTTGGGCCCAACCGGGCCGGATCGATTGTGCTGGATAGGCCAATCAGGTAGGTTGCCCCCAGGTCAGGTTCTTGTTCTGTTTCCAGTGCTTGTATTCGAGTTCCCGGCCTTCACGG harbors:
- the ntrB gene encoding nitrate ABC transporter permease, translating into MTFSLRFRAAVVSIALFAAFLGIWHLATRSTSAVATMTPEYAKLMGLTATQGKSAMPGPLDVGAKLWEHLKRPFYDNGPNDKGLGIQLGYSIARVGLGYLLAVIVAIPLGFLIGMSPLINKALDPFIQVLKPISPLAWMPLALYTIKDSSISAIFVIFICSVWPMLLNTAFGVAAVRKEWINVARTLEVGTVRRAFTVILPAAATTILTGMRISIGIAWLVIVAAEMLVGGTGIGYFVWNEWNNLSITNVIIAILLIGVVGMLLDQVLARFTRLVTFPE
- a CDS encoding ABC transporter ATP-binding protein, coding for MTDKFISIEGIARRYPGVDGATTTIFENLWLSMGRGEFGCVIGHSGCGKTTVLNILAGLDQPSEGTVIVDGQAIEGTSLDRAVIFQSHALLPWRTVLGNVAYAVTSKWRNWDRAKVKAHAQTFIDLVGLTGSEHKRPSELSGGMKQRVGIARALSITPKIMLMDEPFSALDALTRGTLQDEVRRICLETGQTAFMITHDVDEAIYLADKIFLMTNGPGAVLAEIVENPLPKDRGRIDLHRHPYYYALRNHIVDFLVSRSKTFTATVTNHDPRNVPTVRPGLPDLAIASVGDDSRQASWPGIAGADCVNLSASRPSTSS
- the cynS gene encoding cyanase translates to MKREDLTEKLLDIKREKGWSWKHICEKIGGYSEVLITGAILGQMKLTKPQAANAGELFGLSKSETAMLNEVPMRGTGTPMPPTDPLIYRFYEMVMVNGPAWKALIEEEFGDGIMSAIDFDMVMERVANPKGDRVKISMSGKFLPYKYYGASGNVPEYGFKEE
- a CDS encoding DUF1476 domain-containing protein, which translates into the protein MTTFDKREEGFEKKFALDEELKFKAEARRNKLLGQWVAEKLGITGDAATAYAKEVVAADFEEAGDGDVLSKVMGDITAKGVALSEQQIRVKMDELMALAVTQVKAGT